Genomic window (Prevotella melaninogenica ATCC 25845):
ATAGCTATTTTGCTTTGTTCCAGTATATTGTAATAGGTAATCAAGCACATTTGATATTTGATCCATCAAGAGACGTAGCTGACAATAAGGTGTTCGGTGCTGTTGCAACCAGTTGGGATACCTATTATCCGGGTTCAGAGCGTACGCAGAATCTCCATAATATCACGATTAAGGGTATGAAGGATGAGCGCATTGTGAAGGCACAGAATAAGCCAGTGGAGATAGAAGCTAAGGAATTAGGTGTTGTCGACCTTCCATTACGTGACAACCGTGGTGTAGAACGCCATCTTACTGATTTGAAAGGTAAGGTCGTTCTGCTCGACTTCCATGTCTTTGCAGCAAAGGGTTCTACAGAATATATTATGCAACTGCGCGAACTTTACAATAAGTACCATGACCGTGGCTTCGAAATCTATATGGTTTCATTAGACGATAATGCTCATTTCTGGAAAGAGCAGGTGGCTAATCTGCCATGGATTAATGTCTATGATGATACTGGTATCAGTCAAGCTTATACAGCTCCTGCACAGACGGTTCCAATCATCTATCTCATTGATAGAGGTAACAATATTGTGAAGAACCCATCACAGATTAAGAATCTTGAGCAGGAGATTGAGCGTTTGTTATAAGAATCAGACATGAATCTTCTATGAGCTAAGCTGAGAATACTTTGGCATAAAGAAATTAGGTTATTGATATAGAATCTCTATCTCAATAACCTAATTTCTTTTTTATTTAGTTTGCTGTCACTTTTAACACTTCTCGTAACCTCTTGTTAAGTAATCATATGCAAGAGTTATTGGAGTGACAGGAGTGACAGCAACTTTTATTTCATGTTTTTACACGTCATACACTAACCTCTAAAGCTGTTAGTATCCCCAGTACGCTTGGTCAATGGTTGTCTCTACACTTTTACAAGCTTTTTCTTATTCCGAACTTGTGTATATAATGCTCTTAGATCTAAGTATGAATTGCCTCTATCATATTAACATTTCGTCTGGTGCGAGGCGTTTGCACCATTGGTGTTAACGATCTGCACAATATGTGCTGGGCACCTGCATCATAATAGAAAAGCGTGTTATAATTAAAAAATGCCGTTATAATTAGAAGTAAAAAGCTCTATCTTGATTGATTTGGGTTTTAAAAAAAAGGCTGAAACCCAATGAAGGATTTCAGCCTTTAGTCTTTATTATCAATGAGAGATGATAGTATGCTTAGATGTTTATGTCTTTTCCTATATGATGAGGATAATGCTAAAATACTATGCTTCAATTATCTCATGCCTTTACAATCATACAAACTGCGTATGCAGCCATACCATCTTCACGACCAACGAAGCCCATGCGCTCGGAAGTGGTAGCCTTGATAGATACGGCGTCGATGTCACAACCGATGATATCAGACAGACATTTGCACATAGCAGGGATATGTGGGTTTATCTTTGGACGCTCGGCACATACCGTAGCATCGATGTTTCCTACTCGATAACCCTTTGTTGCCAAGAGGTCAATGGTCTTGCGAAGAATGACCTTTGAGTCCATATCGAGTGTGTCAGCAGAGGTGTCGGGGAAATGATAACCAATATCGCGCATATTAGCAGCACCGAGTAGGGCATCACAGATAGCGTGAATGAGTACGTCAGCATCACTGTGTCCAAGGAGTCCAAGGGTATGCTCAATTTTGATACCACCTAAATATAGGTCGCGTCCTTCAACGAGTTTGTGTACGTCGTATCCCATTCCGACACGGAAAGATGGGATGGATAGGGTAGAATTGGTCATATTCTTATATAAGGAGAACCTTCCTGTTACCCTGCAAAGGAGGGGGATGTCTATACAAATAGATAAGCAGAAGGTTGGTTGAGAGTTAATGCTAAATAATTAATGAATAAGGTAAGAAGCGGATAACTAAGTCTGCTCTAATAGTTTCCCATTAGGTTCTCCCCTCCTTCGGAGGGGCTGGGGGAGGTCTTTACCTCCTCTTAAACAAATCTTTTATACCATCCATGTCAAATGATAAAGAGAAACGGAGGGTCTGATCAAGTGGGTTGTTCTTAGCTGTTGCAATAACATATCCGGCATCCAGTGAGAAGACATTCATCTTGAAGCCTGCACCGACAGTGAAGTACTTGCGGTTACCTTTGTTTTCGCTTTCGTGGTGGTAACCAGCACGGAGTGAGAACTTATCATTATAAGTATATTCAGCACCTAAGCTCCACTGAATCTCCTGTAACTCTTCAGAAGCACCATTAGGTGCATCACCGAAGCTCTTGAAGATACCAGAGATAGAAGATACGTCATAATATTCCTTCTGAAGACGGTTATCATAGTCTACCTGTGTTTCATCAGCCTTGCGCTTTGGATAGGTAGGGACTAATAACTTATTAGCATCAGCAGCAATGGTAAAACGGTTGAATTCATCGATAGGAATCATCAACGAAGCACCTAAACGAAGGTTGGTTGGGATGAACTCAGAGCGATTATCACCACCGAAGGTAATCTTTGAACCGATGTTTGAAATATTCATACCTAAGCCCAACTGGCACTCACGCTCACCGATATTGATATAGTTCTGATAATAGCAAGACAAGTCGGCTGCAAAGGCAGAACCTGGCGCGGTATCATCGGTATAGTTATAGGTAAGGTCAGAGTATATCCAACGTACAGCCGCACCTAATGAGAAATGCTCACTCAACATCAGAGAGTAGGCTACGTCCATTGACATCTCATAAGGGTTAATGGTCATGTTAGATCCGTCAGTCATCTGTACTTCACCCAAAGAGAAGTAGCGCATAGAAGCTGAGACTGCACTGTAATCACCGATACGATAGTAACCAGAAAGATAAGCCAAGTCGATGTCACTCACCAACTGGCGAAGCCAAGGAGTGTAGTTTAGTGAAACACCCGCACGAGAAATATTAAAAGGATATTTTGCAGGGTTCCAATACTGTGAATTCACATCTGGGTCGGTAGCAGCACCAACGTCACCCATACCTGCAGCACGTGCATCAGGAGCGATAGTCTGTGAGGTAACAGATGTGTTGACTGGATTAAAAATGTCTTTCTTATCCTGAGCGAAAACGGTAGATGAGGCAAATACCGTCAGTGAGAGGATGGCTATACGAAGCTTATTAATCATTCTATTTTAATTGGATTGCTTATTAAATGTTGCTATATGGATTGAAACGTTCGTTCTGTGTTATTTATTGTCTAAGATAATTAGTTTCTTAGCTTTCGATACCTTTGTCGCACCATTACTGCTGAGGCGTACTCGATAGAGGTAGACACCTGTCTTGAGTCTTGCTCCACTCTCAACGGTAAGGTCCCAGTTGGCTGTAATGGCATTGCCCGATGCAACACCAGTCTCACTGCGGTGCCATAGGAGGCGACCGCTCATATCGAATACTTCAATGTCAATATCGACATCTGAACCAATATAGTTGTGCGTAACAATGAATGTCGTCTCTGTCGTGGCAGGATTCTTAGAAGCATTGACACTATAGATTTCTGGTGCCAGTCCTTTTACAACCTTGAACTGTAATGTAACGGTTGAAGGGTTGTTCTGTATGTCCCACGCACGGAACTGCAGAGTGTGTGGTCCCTCAGAAAGCTCAGGCAGACTAAAGC
Coding sequences:
- a CDS encoding TlpA disulfide reductase family protein: MKHKIGNILAAGFAIVGLAALASCAGEKFHVTGSIANAKDSLLYFEHNGLNGFSTVDSVKLDEKGDFSFSGDKVDNPEFYRLRIAGQIINIGIDSTETVDVKATYPQMATDYSVKGSYENEKIKELALKQIDLQARCQSILAERPDLADSIITVLMSDYKQDVSRNYIFKEPMRAYSYFALFQYIVIGNQAHLIFDPSRDVADNKVFGAVATSWDTYYPGSERTQNLHNITIKGMKDERIVKAQNKPVEIEAKELGVVDLPLRDNRGVERHLTDLKGKVVLLDFHVFAAKGSTEYIMQLRELYNKYHDRGFEIYMVSLDDNAHFWKEQVANLPWINVYDDTGISQAYTAPAQTVPIIYLIDRGNNIVKNPSQIKNLEQEIERLL
- the ispF gene encoding 2-C-methyl-D-erythritol 2,4-cyclodiphosphate synthase — encoded protein: MTNSTLSIPSFRVGMGYDVHKLVEGRDLYLGGIKIEHTLGLLGHSDADVLIHAICDALLGAANMRDIGYHFPDTSADTLDMDSKVILRKTIDLLATKGYRVGNIDATVCAERPKINPHIPAMCKCLSDIIGCDIDAVSIKATTSERMGFVGREDGMAAYAVCMIVKA
- the porV gene encoding type IX secretion system outer membrane channel protein PorV: MINKLRIAILSLTVFASSTVFAQDKKDIFNPVNTSVTSQTIAPDARAAGMGDVGAATDPDVNSQYWNPAKYPFNISRAGVSLNYTPWLRQLVSDIDLAYLSGYYRIGDYSAVSASMRYFSLGEVQMTDGSNMTINPYEMSMDVAYSLMLSEHFSLGAAVRWIYSDLTYNYTDDTAPGSAFAADLSCYYQNYINIGERECQLGLGMNISNIGSKITFGGDNRSEFIPTNLRLGASLMIPIDEFNRFTIAADANKLLVPTYPKRKADETQVDYDNRLQKEYYDVSSISGIFKSFGDAPNGASEELQEIQWSLGAEYTYNDKFSLRAGYHHESENKGNRKYFTVGAGFKMNVFSLDAGYVIATAKNNPLDQTLRFSLSFDMDGIKDLFKRR